In Curtobacterium sp. MCPF17_002, one genomic interval encodes:
- the rhaI gene encoding L-rhamnose isomerase: MTSTPTFAGIADQLARQQIELPSWAFGNSGTRFKVFSTPGTPRDPYEKIADAAKVHEFTGLAPTVALHIPWDLVDDFADLRRHAQEHGVSLGTVNSNTFQDDDFKFGALTHVDETIRQKAIDHHLRCIDVMDATGSRDLKIWLAEGSNYPGQEDMRSRQDRLHDSLSTIYDRLGADQRLVLEYKFFEPSFYHTDVPDWGTSYVQTSALGDKAMVCLDTGHHAPGTNIEFIVMQLLRLGKLGSFDFNSRFYADDDLIVGAADPFQLFRILVEVIRGGGYDNPDVAFMLDQCHNIEDKIPGQIRSVLNVQEMTARALLLDRVALTAAQEAHDVLGANEIFMDAYQTDVRADLAAWRESRGLPANPMRAYLESGYQRTIAEDRVGGVQAGWGA, encoded by the coding sequence ATGACATCGACACCGACCTTCGCCGGCATCGCCGACCAGCTGGCTCGACAGCAGATCGAGCTGCCCAGCTGGGCCTTCGGCAACTCCGGCACCCGCTTCAAGGTGTTCAGCACGCCGGGCACGCCGCGCGACCCCTACGAGAAGATCGCCGACGCCGCGAAGGTGCACGAGTTCACCGGCCTCGCGCCGACCGTGGCGCTGCACATCCCGTGGGACCTCGTGGACGACTTCGCCGACCTCCGCCGGCACGCCCAGGAGCACGGCGTCTCCCTCGGCACCGTGAACTCGAACACGTTCCAGGACGACGACTTCAAGTTCGGCGCCCTGACCCACGTCGACGAGACGATCCGGCAGAAGGCGATCGACCACCACCTGCGCTGCATCGACGTGATGGACGCCACCGGCAGCCGCGACCTCAAGATCTGGCTCGCCGAGGGCTCGAACTACCCCGGGCAAGAGGACATGCGCTCCCGCCAGGACCGCCTGCACGACTCGCTCTCGACGATCTACGACCGCCTCGGTGCGGACCAGCGCCTGGTGCTCGAGTACAAGTTCTTCGAGCCGTCGTTCTACCACACCGACGTCCCCGACTGGGGCACGAGCTACGTGCAGACGAGCGCACTCGGCGACAAGGCGATGGTCTGCCTCGACACCGGGCACCACGCCCCCGGCACGAACATCGAGTTCATCGTGATGCAGCTCCTGCGTCTGGGCAAGCTCGGCAGCTTCGACTTCAACTCGCGCTTCTACGCCGACGACGACCTCATCGTGGGTGCGGCGGACCCGTTCCAGCTGTTCCGCATCCTGGTCGAGGTCATCCGCGGCGGCGGCTACGACAACCCCGACGTCGCGTTCATGCTCGACCAGTGCCACAACATCGAGGACAAGATCCCCGGGCAGATCCGCTCCGTGCTCAACGTGCAGGAGATGACGGCCCGAGCACTGCTCCTCGACCGCGTGGCGCTCACCGCCGCACAGGAGGCGCACGACGTCCTCGGCGCGAACGAGATCTTCATGGACGCGTACCAGACCGACGTCCGCGCCGACCTCGCCGCCTGGCGCGAGTCCCGTGGGCTGCCGGCGAACCCGATGCGCGCCTACCTCGAGTCGGGCTACCAGCGCACGATCGCCGAGGACCGCGTCGGCGGCGTCCAGGCCGGCTGGGGCGCGTAG
- a CDS encoding bifunctional aldolase/short-chain dehydrogenase, giving the protein MPATPLTDADETISALIARSNALGSDPRITNYAGGNTSAKGTDTDPVTGEPVELLWVKGSGGDLGTLTPAGLAVLRVDRVRALQDVYEGVEREDEMVAAFDYTLHGKGGAAPSIDTAMHALVDAAHVDHLHPDAGIAIATAADGPALTERIFGDKVVWVPWRRPGFQLGLDIAAVKRDHPQAIGTILGGHGITAWGDTSDEAQRNSRWIIDTAEQYIQENGAADPFGGTRAGFEALPTDERRARAAALAPTIRGIAGHDKPVVGRFTDSDVVLDFLASSRAPELTALGTSCPDHFLRTKVKPLVLDLPVTASVDEQIDRLKALHEEYRADYQAYYDRHRAPESPAIRGADPLIVLVPGVGMFSYGKDAQTARVAGEFYVNAINVMRGAESLSTYAPIDEAEKFRIEYWALEEAKLQRMPAPKRLATRIALVTGAASGIGKAIAKRLASEGAAVVIADLDVDKATAAASEIGGPDQAIGVAANVTDAAAIEHAIQQTLLHFGGLDLVVNNAGLSLSKSLLETTEQDWDLQHDVMAKGSFLVSKAAAKVLIEQGLGGDIVYISSKNSVFAGPNNIAYSATKADQAHQVRLLAAELGEYGVRVNGINPDGVVRGSGIFASGWGANRAKTYGIEEQDLGKFYAQRTILKREVVPENVANAVFAICTDDFSHTTGLHVPVDAGVAAAFLR; this is encoded by the coding sequence ATGCCCGCAACGCCGCTCACGGATGCAGACGAGACGATCAGTGCACTCATCGCACGTTCGAACGCGCTCGGCTCGGATCCGCGGATCACGAACTACGCGGGCGGGAACACCTCCGCGAAGGGCACCGACACCGACCCGGTCACGGGCGAACCGGTGGAGCTGCTCTGGGTGAAGGGCTCCGGGGGCGACCTCGGCACCCTGACCCCGGCGGGGCTCGCGGTCCTGCGCGTCGACCGGGTCCGGGCACTCCAGGACGTCTACGAAGGGGTCGAGCGCGAGGACGAGATGGTCGCCGCGTTCGACTACACCCTGCACGGCAAGGGCGGCGCCGCCCCGTCGATCGACACGGCGATGCACGCGCTCGTCGACGCCGCGCACGTGGACCACCTGCACCCGGACGCCGGCATCGCGATCGCCACGGCGGCGGACGGCCCGGCGCTGACGGAACGCATCTTCGGCGACAAGGTGGTGTGGGTCCCCTGGCGCCGACCGGGGTTCCAGCTCGGCCTCGACATCGCGGCGGTCAAGCGTGACCACCCGCAGGCGATCGGCACGATCCTCGGCGGCCACGGCATCACCGCGTGGGGGGACACGAGCGACGAGGCGCAACGCAACTCCCGCTGGATCATCGACACCGCCGAGCAGTACATCCAGGAGAACGGCGCCGCCGACCCCTTCGGCGGGACGCGGGCGGGCTTCGAGGCGCTGCCGACCGACGAGCGACGTGCACGCGCTGCGGCCCTCGCCCCGACGATCCGCGGCATCGCCGGCCACGACAAGCCCGTCGTCGGGCGGTTCACGGACAGCGACGTCGTGCTCGACTTCCTGGCGTCGTCCCGCGCGCCGGAACTCACCGCCCTGGGCACGAGCTGCCCGGACCACTTCCTCCGCACGAAGGTGAAGCCGCTCGTCCTCGACCTGCCCGTCACGGCGAGCGTCGACGAGCAGATCGACCGACTGAAGGCCCTCCACGAGGAGTACCGCGCCGACTACCAGGCGTACTACGACCGGCACCGGGCGCCGGAGTCCCCCGCGATCCGCGGCGCCGACCCGCTCATCGTGCTCGTCCCCGGCGTCGGGATGTTCTCGTACGGCAAGGACGCCCAGACCGCCCGCGTCGCCGGCGAGTTCTACGTCAACGCGATCAACGTGATGCGCGGCGCCGAGTCCCTGAGCACCTACGCCCCGATCGACGAGGCCGAGAAGTTCCGGATCGAGTACTGGGCCCTCGAGGAGGCGAAGCTCCAGCGGATGCCCGCCCCGAAGCGCCTCGCGACCCGGATCGCCCTCGTGACGGGGGCCGCGTCCGGCATCGGCAAGGCGATCGCCAAGCGCCTGGCGTCCGAAGGTGCCGCGGTCGTCATCGCGGACCTCGACGTCGACAAGGCCACCGCCGCCGCATCCGAGATCGGCGGCCCGGACCAGGCCATCGGCGTCGCCGCCAACGTGACGGACGCCGCCGCCATCGAGCACGCGATCCAGCAGACGCTGCTGCACTTCGGCGGCCTCGACCTCGTCGTGAACAACGCCGGGCTGTCGCTGTCCAAGAGCCTGCTCGAGACCACCGAGCAGGACTGGGACCTGCAGCACGACGTCATGGCGAAGGGCTCGTTCCTGGTGTCGAAGGCGGCGGCGAAGGTCCTCATCGAGCAGGGCCTCGGCGGCGACATCGTCTACATCTCGTCGAAGAACTCGGTGTTCGCGGGTCCGAACAACATCGCCTACTCCGCCACGAAGGCCGACCAGGCGCACCAGGTGCGGCTCCTCGCGGCCGAGCTCGGCGAGTACGGCGTCCGCGTCAACGGCATCAACCCCGACGGGGTCGTGCGCGGCTCGGGCATCTTCGCCTCCGGCTGGGGCGCGAACCGGGCGAAGACGTACGGCATCGAGGAGCAGGACCTCGGCAAGTTCTACGCCCAGCGGACGATCCTGAAGCGCGAGGTCGTGCCGGAGAACGTCGCGAACGCGGTCTTCGCGATCTGCACGGACGACTTCTCGCACACGACCGGTCTGCACGTGCCGGTGGACGCGGGCGTCGCCGCGGCCTTCCTCCGGTAG